Proteins encoded within one genomic window of Leptospira stimsonii:
- the ispG gene encoding (E)-4-hydroxy-3-methylbut-2-enyl-diphosphate synthase, with amino-acid sequence MNFRYNHTPFAYQRRKTREVKIGDVGVGGENPIRIQSMINSDTTDTQGSVKQILELERAGCEIVRLTVPSQADADNLINIRNELKKAGSKVPLVADIHFTPSVAMKAVEYVEKVRINPGNFADKKKFAVRDYTDSQYDEELERISEIFSPLVLRCKELGVAMRIGTNHGSLSDRIMNRYGDTPQGMVESAIEFIRIAESLNYYDIIVSMKASNPQVMVQAYRMLASRFGELRMDYPLHLGVTEAGDGKDGRIKSAIGIGSLLEDGLGDTIRVSLTEDPVLEIPVAKLLVDRFNGRIAQDQKKANGYSEFRNPFSYQRFYSSPIRIGTFEAGDNHPVRVETILPFRDTNSFLANIAKLYQYGKSLSLEPESIVVDSPEPNQLEEIAEAAQALSIPVGILLGKNISLNEKLQKELKRFPKVVFDPFLQFQDGEKMLSFLKDRQSAGLYTEIHTNGERIESLKGLPETLAEMGIQNVLFSLETKEILYDYRKLGTILSHFEFPILLHGTFANADSALYGSAIGIGGLLIDGIGDLIRIQNSGEENLEEIFQLSYDLLQGTRLRLTKTEYISCPSCGRTLFDLQETTARIKARTGHLKGVKIAVMGCIVNGPGEMADADFGYVGAGPGKVHLYRGKEIVMKNVPSEIADEKLVELIKNNGLWQESAS; translated from the coding sequence ATGAACTTTAGATACAATCATACACCATTTGCTTATCAGAGAAGAAAAACGAGAGAAGTAAAAATCGGAGACGTGGGAGTCGGGGGTGAAAATCCGATTCGAATCCAATCGATGATTAACAGCGATACGACGGACACTCAGGGTTCCGTGAAACAAATTCTCGAACTCGAGCGCGCGGGTTGTGAGATCGTGAGACTTACCGTTCCTTCCCAGGCGGACGCGGACAATCTCATAAACATTCGAAACGAACTTAAAAAAGCCGGAAGCAAGGTTCCACTTGTTGCGGATATACACTTCACACCGAGCGTCGCGATGAAGGCGGTGGAGTATGTGGAAAAGGTAAGAATCAATCCAGGAAACTTCGCGGATAAGAAGAAGTTCGCGGTCCGAGATTATACGGATTCGCAATACGACGAAGAGTTGGAAAGAATCTCCGAAATTTTTTCACCGCTCGTTCTTCGTTGTAAGGAACTCGGGGTCGCGATGCGGATCGGAACCAATCACGGATCTCTTTCCGATCGAATTATGAACCGATACGGAGACACTCCACAGGGAATGGTGGAATCGGCGATCGAGTTTATAAGAATCGCTGAAAGTTTAAATTATTATGATATTATTGTGAGTATGAAAGCCTCGAACCCTCAAGTGATGGTCCAGGCCTATCGAATGCTCGCTTCGCGGTTCGGAGAACTCAGAATGGACTACCCTCTTCATCTCGGCGTGACCGAGGCCGGGGACGGAAAGGACGGAAGAATCAAATCCGCGATCGGGATCGGTTCCCTTTTGGAAGACGGACTCGGTGATACGATTCGTGTTTCTTTGACCGAAGATCCCGTTTTGGAAATCCCCGTCGCGAAACTCCTCGTAGATCGGTTCAACGGAAGAATCGCGCAGGACCAAAAAAAGGCGAACGGTTATTCCGAATTTCGCAATCCATTTTCGTATCAAAGATTTTATAGCAGTCCGATACGAATCGGAACGTTCGAAGCAGGGGACAACCATCCGGTTCGAGTCGAGACCATTCTTCCCTTTCGAGACACAAATTCTTTTTTGGCTAACATCGCCAAACTCTATCAATACGGAAAATCTCTTTCACTGGAGCCGGAAAGTATCGTCGTCGATTCTCCCGAACCGAATCAGCTGGAAGAAATTGCGGAAGCCGCGCAAGCGCTTTCCATTCCGGTCGGAATTCTTCTGGGGAAAAATATTTCGCTCAACGAAAAACTTCAGAAGGAATTGAAACGTTTCCCGAAGGTTGTCTTCGATCCGTTCTTACAGTTTCAAGACGGAGAAAAGATGCTCTCCTTTTTGAAAGACAGACAAAGCGCCGGGTTATACACCGAAATTCATACGAACGGAGAAAGGATCGAATCCTTAAAAGGACTTCCGGAAACGTTAGCCGAAATGGGGATCCAAAACGTTCTATTCTCCTTGGAAACCAAAGAAATTCTCTACGACTATCGAAAGCTCGGAACGATCCTGAGCCATTTCGAATTTCCGATTCTTCTTCATGGAACGTTTGCGAACGCGGACTCGGCGCTTTACGGTTCTGCGATCGGAATCGGCGGCCTTTTGATAGACGGGATCGGGGATCTGATCCGAATCCAAAACTCCGGCGAGGAAAACCTTGAGGAAATCTTTCAACTTTCCTACGATCTTTTGCAGGGAACCCGACTTCGTTTAACAAAGACGGAATACATTTCCTGTCCATCCTGCGGAAGAACCCTCTTCGATCTTCAAGAGACCACTGCAAGAATCAAGGCAAGGACGGGGCACCTCAAGGGTGTAAAAATCGCGGTCATGGGTTGTATCGTCAACGGACCGGGGGAAATGGCCGACGCGGATTTCGGTTACGTCGGTGCGGGCCCGGGAAAAGTGCATCTCTACCGAGGAAAGGAAATCGTGATGAAAAACGTCCCGAGTGAAATAGCGGACGAAAAGCTCGTAGAGCTCATCAAGAACAACGGACTCTGGCAAGAATCCGCTTCCTAA
- the gltB gene encoding glutamate synthase large subunit, giving the protein MNEVKEQLKLQNYLEENGLYEKSFEHDNCGVGFVASFQGESSHRIVSMGLKAVACLTHRGAVDADMVTGDGAGIMIQIPKKLFATYIEDMGHRRPEEDSIGVGMIFLPREDIDKQDMCRSLVESALMEFNFKLYAWRYVPVNPEVLGPKANQSRPQIEQVLIGKPEGMSADDFETKLFLIQKKLMRDADRLSLAGDLYICSLSSERIVFKGLFNGNQVSQFYEDLNSEEMVSPYCIFHQRYSTNTFPSWALAQPFRILAHNGEINTIVGNRIWMLAREEELECKKWGEYQKEIHPIIRPHMSDSASLDNAMEAIVRSGKDVLQAKAMLVPNAWSKNLTMSEELKSFYEYNNTLIEPWDGPAALAFAEGDWIGGALDRNGLRPARYVITEDGLLIMGSEAGLVQVDEEIITKKGRLGPGEMIGINLKEKKLYHNEDINALFEKRYDYREWSKENVTYLNQDLDSSMKDTITYKGDDLKRRQVLFAYSPFKQKSVIKPQASLGKEAISSMGDDTPLSILMLSRIGLYTYFRQRFAQVTNPPIDYIREKGVTSLYTRLVKKMNLFGDEKPQNCLVLSHPYLTNLDLKRIREMDGKPYKILTLDATFDAHVESNTAFNYLEKALDALLESALQAAKSGTNILVLSDKKLSKERAPIPMELAVAAVHNHLIRNKTRSAVSILVETGSAFEIHNVAVLLGYGASGVNSYLIWDTLYDIWEKGEFDSEDGQRPEFHTICGNYRYGVDDGLLKIMSKMGISILSSYVGGQVFEAIGLSRTLVSKYFPGTYSRISGIGLGGIEQNILRNHEQAFYKELNPEDFISEKDDQPHRWSPRVVKFLRKAAVDNDYEAFKEATKILKESDPINIRDLFDFVARKPIPIEEVETVTEIQKRFLTPGMSHGALSIEAHTDLAIAMNRLGAKSSSGEGGEHPSRYVVNENGDLANSSIKQIASGRFGVTSEYLNSATEIEIKIAQGAKPGEGGQLPGKKNNEEIATNRHTPQGIDLISPPPHHDIYSIEDLSQLIYDLKMANHKAQVSVKLVSEAGVGTIAAGVAKANADVILISGHVGGTGAAPITSIKYAGSPWELGLSETHQVLVMNGLRDRVVLRTDGGIVSGRDVIIAACLGAEEYGVGTASLVALGCIMARKCHLNNCPTGIATQDIKFRAKYKGSPDQLVNLFTCLALEVREYLAELGFRSIDEIIGRTDLLKQITRYDRDRLDSLDLNPILVRLPLFYDPAKQKKDRSVRKEPIGEVLDDRIIKDAEKALEGKSSMALSYVVRNTNRTVGAKISGLIARKYGSKGLPGKLEIILEGTAGQSLGAWLVKGVQITLSGDANDYVGKGLCGGVIVVKKHRKSKLKAYDNTILGNTCLYGATSGKLFCSGRAGERFGVRNSGAEAVVGGAGDHFLEYMTSGTIVCLGSVGKNMGAGMTGGSAYFFQKGWEIQPLLNKEYVKTVDLEQGDYEVIKNLIGEHSKLTGSDLSEGILKDFEGNKNYFVKVVPK; this is encoded by the coding sequence ATGAATGAAGTAAAAGAACAACTAAAACTCCAAAATTATCTAGAGGAAAACGGCCTTTATGAAAAGTCGTTCGAACATGATAACTGTGGGGTAGGATTTGTTGCCTCCTTTCAAGGAGAGAGCAGTCACAGAATCGTATCCATGGGCCTGAAGGCCGTAGCCTGTTTGACACACAGAGGGGCGGTGGACGCCGATATGGTGACCGGCGACGGAGCCGGAATCATGATTCAGATTCCTAAGAAGTTGTTTGCGACATACATCGAAGACATGGGTCATCGTAGACCCGAAGAAGACTCCATCGGAGTCGGGATGATCTTTCTACCGAGAGAGGATATCGATAAACAGGATATGTGCCGCAGTCTTGTCGAGTCCGCGCTCATGGAGTTTAACTTTAAACTTTATGCATGGAGATACGTTCCCGTTAATCCGGAAGTTCTCGGACCAAAGGCGAATCAATCCAGACCTCAGATCGAACAAGTCCTCATCGGAAAACCGGAAGGGATGTCCGCGGACGACTTCGAAACGAAATTATTCTTAATCCAAAAGAAACTGATGAGAGACGCGGATCGTCTTTCCCTCGCGGGAGATTTGTATATCTGTTCTCTTTCTTCCGAAAGAATCGTCTTCAAAGGACTGTTCAACGGAAATCAGGTTTCTCAGTTCTACGAAGATCTCAACTCGGAAGAAATGGTTTCTCCGTATTGTATCTTTCACCAGAGATATTCCACGAACACGTTTCCTTCTTGGGCTCTCGCTCAACCTTTTAGAATTCTCGCACACAACGGAGAAATCAATACGATCGTTGGGAATCGAATCTGGATGCTCGCACGCGAAGAAGAACTCGAGTGCAAAAAATGGGGAGAATATCAAAAAGAAATTCACCCGATCATTCGTCCTCACATGAGCGACTCCGCGAGTTTGGACAACGCGATGGAAGCCATCGTTCGCTCCGGAAAGGACGTTCTTCAGGCGAAAGCGATGCTCGTTCCGAACGCGTGGTCTAAAAACCTCACAATGTCCGAAGAGCTCAAAAGCTTTTACGAATATAACAATACTTTAATAGAACCTTGGGACGGTCCTGCCGCTCTCGCGTTTGCGGAAGGCGATTGGATCGGAGGCGCTCTGGATAGAAACGGTCTTCGTCCGGCGCGTTACGTGATCACCGAAGACGGACTTTTGATCATGGGATCCGAAGCCGGTCTTGTTCAGGTGGACGAGGAAATCATCACGAAAAAGGGACGTCTCGGTCCCGGCGAAATGATCGGGATCAATCTCAAAGAGAAAAAACTCTATCACAACGAAGACATCAACGCTCTTTTCGAAAAACGGTACGACTACAGAGAATGGTCCAAAGAGAACGTAACGTATCTCAACCAGGATCTGGATTCTTCCATGAAGGATACGATCACCTACAAAGGCGACGATCTCAAAAGAAGACAGGTATTGTTTGCGTATTCTCCGTTTAAACAAAAATCGGTGATCAAACCGCAGGCAAGTCTTGGAAAAGAAGCGATCAGCTCGATGGGAGACGATACCCCTCTGTCAATTCTGATGCTTTCCAGAATCGGACTTTATACGTATTTCCGTCAGAGATTTGCGCAGGTGACCAATCCTCCGATCGACTACATCCGTGAAAAAGGTGTGACCTCTCTTTACACTCGTCTCGTGAAAAAGATGAACCTGTTCGGAGACGAAAAACCCCAGAATTGTCTGGTGCTTTCTCATCCGTATCTCACCAATTTGGATCTGAAACGGATCCGCGAGATGGACGGAAAACCATACAAGATTCTCACGTTAGACGCAACCTTTGACGCTCACGTGGAATCGAACACCGCTTTCAATTATCTCGAAAAAGCGCTCGACGCGTTGTTGGAATCCGCTCTGCAAGCGGCGAAGTCGGGAACCAACATCCTCGTTCTTTCCGACAAAAAGCTTTCGAAAGAGAGAGCTCCGATTCCGATGGAATTGGCGGTGGCCGCGGTTCACAACCATTTGATCCGAAACAAAACGCGTTCGGCGGTTTCGATTCTTGTGGAAACCGGATCTGCATTCGAAATTCATAATGTGGCTGTATTACTCGGTTACGGAGCTTCCGGAGTGAACAGTTATCTGATCTGGGACACGTTATACGATATCTGGGAAAAGGGAGAATTCGATTCCGAAGACGGACAACGTCCCGAGTTCCACACGATCTGCGGAAACTATCGTTACGGCGTGGATGACGGACTTCTGAAGATCATGTCTAAGATGGGAATTTCGATTCTTTCTTCTTACGTGGGCGGCCAGGTTTTCGAAGCCATCGGTCTTTCCAGAACTCTCGTTTCGAAATACTTTCCAGGAACCTATTCCAGAATTTCGGGAATAGGGCTGGGCGGAATCGAACAGAACATTCTCAGAAATCACGAACAGGCGTTTTACAAAGAACTCAATCCGGAAGATTTTATCTCCGAAAAAGACGATCAACCTCACCGTTGGTCTCCGAGAGTCGTTAAGTTTTTAAGAAAGGCCGCGGTCGACAACGACTACGAAGCTTTCAAAGAAGCGACCAAGATTCTCAAAGAAAGTGATCCGATCAATATCCGGGATCTTTTCGATTTCGTCGCGAGAAAGCCGATCCCGATCGAGGAAGTCGAAACCGTCACCGAGATTCAAAAACGATTCTTAACTCCGGGAATGTCTCACGGCGCGCTTTCCATCGAAGCGCATACGGATCTCGCGATCGCCATGAACCGGTTAGGCGCTAAATCTTCTTCCGGAGAAGGCGGGGAACATCCTTCCCGTTACGTCGTGAATGAAAACGGGGATCTCGCAAATTCTTCCATAAAGCAAATCGCTTCGGGTCGATTCGGAGTTACGTCCGAGTATTTGAATTCCGCGACCGAAATCGAAATCAAAATCGCACAAGGCGCAAAACCGGGAGAGGGTGGTCAGCTTCCGGGTAAGAAGAATAACGAGGAGATCGCGACCAATCGTCACACTCCTCAGGGAATCGATTTGATTTCTCCTCCTCCTCACCACGATATCTATTCGATCGAGGATTTATCGCAACTCATCTACGACTTGAAGATGGCCAATCACAAGGCACAAGTTTCCGTGAAGCTCGTATCGGAAGCCGGTGTGGGAACGATCGCGGCCGGAGTTGCCAAAGCAAACGCGGATGTGATTTTGATCTCCGGTCACGTGGGCGGAACGGGAGCGGCTCCGATCACTTCGATCAAGTACGCGGGTTCTCCTTGGGAACTCGGTCTTTCCGAAACACATCAAGTTTTAGTAATGAACGGTTTGCGCGACAGGGTCGTCCTCAGAACGGACGGTGGAATCGTTTCCGGAAGAGACGTGATCATCGCGGCGTGTTTGGGTGCGGAAGAATACGGCGTGGGAACAGCGTCGCTTGTTGCTCTCGGTTGTATCATGGCGAGAAAATGCCACTTGAACAACTGTCCGACCGGGATTGCAACCCAAGACATCAAGTTCCGCGCGAAATACAAAGGATCTCCGGATCAACTCGTGAACCTGTTTACTTGTTTGGCTCTGGAAGTCAGAGAGTATCTTGCAGAACTCGGATTCCGTTCCATCGATGAAATCATCGGAAGAACGGACCTCTTAAAACAAATCACACGTTACGATAGAGACCGTTTGGATTCTCTCGATCTCAATCCGATTTTGGTGCGTCTGCCTCTGTTTTACGATCCTGCAAAACAGAAAAAAGACAGATCCGTTCGCAAAGAACCGATCGGAGAAGTATTGGACGATCGTATCATCAAAGACGCGGAGAAAGCGTTGGAAGGAAAATCTTCCATGGCTCTTTCCTATGTCGTCCGCAATACGAACAGAACCGTAGGAGCGAAGATCTCCGGTTTGATCGCGAGAAAATACGGATCGAAAGGACTTCCAGGAAAACTCGAAATCATCCTCGAAGGAACCGCCGGACAATCCTTGGGAGCTTGGCTCGTCAAGGGTGTTCAGATCACTCTTTCCGGGGACGCGAACGACTACGTCGGTAAAGGTCTCTGCGGCGGTGTGATCGTCGTAAAAAAACATCGCAAGTCCA
- a CDS encoding DUF1554 domain-containing protein, whose translation MSGKFPSAFVLLISLGVLGMILRDRIQTDLKTAAILFAATLVALSLSACKSDENKDTETIAVILVTQNLQTTTSTPSSTTTNATCATTGPCKLFATSANATVNAGIAGLDANCAADVNKPSGGGTYKALVSDGTNRRACTTANCGTGTGESIDWVLKPNKQYVRSNGTTVIGTTTANGVFSFPLTNGFQATINGTNGIWTGLNTNWTSSASDCTDWSTTIATNASFGVHDDTSNAALSVGTAGCSNAAKVVCVEQ comes from the coding sequence ATGAGTGGTAAATTTCCTTCGGCATTCGTCCTATTGATTTCATTAGGAGTTTTAGGAATGATTCTTAGAGATAGAATCCAAACGGATTTAAAAACCGCCGCTATTTTGTTTGCGGCAACGTTGGTCGCTTTGTCGCTTTCTGCGTGCAAGTCCGACGAGAACAAGGACACGGAAACGATCGCGGTTATTTTAGTTACACAAAATCTCCAGACGACGACATCAACTCCGTCCTCCACAACAACCAATGCGACCTGCGCGACGACCGGTCCATGCAAACTATTCGCTACATCCGCAAATGCGACTGTAAATGCTGGCATCGCAGGTCTCGATGCGAACTGTGCGGCTGATGTAAACAAACCGTCCGGTGGAGGAACGTATAAGGCACTGGTTTCAGACGGAACCAATCGCAGGGCCTGCACAACCGCAAACTGCGGAACCGGTACGGGAGAAAGTATCGACTGGGTTCTCAAACCCAACAAACAATACGTGAGATCAAACGGAACGACCGTGATAGGTACGACTACCGCGAACGGGGTCTTTTCGTTTCCTCTTACGAATGGCTTTCAAGCTACGATCAACGGAACAAACGGGATTTGGACCGGCTTGAATACGAATTGGACGAGTAGTGCAAGCGATTGTACAGATTGGAGCACAACAATCGCCACAAATGCCTCCTTTGGCGTACATGACGATACCTCCAATGCCGCGCTCTCCGTTGGAACTGCAGGTTGCTCGAACGCGGCAAAGGTAGTCTGCGTAGAACAATAG